One segment of Alnus glutinosa chromosome 2, dhAlnGlut1.1, whole genome shotgun sequence DNA contains the following:
- the LOC133860220 gene encoding uncharacterized protein LOC133860220, which yields MASSSTSQNNLDLKAVPDVQPEIWCPSFPSPRGHLMTTDSVMLDDAAAASVARGIITPRDGKLLADRSDVEAINDSMAFSIQGAISVSNMAQRLQCPSPSDVAQSTSGLFFFKKKKKIIKICVYTNPPSFQFLPKKFCPQKLSVFPSPSISSLPPPHRQPPTHQLSYHRHWFIHLQHPSTVRLRRPIHRTAPTTPTTHQPFRHDQPSPATITADDSDDPSTELYVQVLDSLERPLNENMNEMQMDCFEGGVNASKRCLQSA from the exons atggcttcttcttctacttcgcAAAACAATTTAGATCTGAAAGCTGTGCCTGATGTACAACCAGAGATCTGGTGCCCATCGTTCCCATCTCCAAGGGGTCATCTCATGACTactgactctgtgatgctggatgatgcagctgctgcaTCGGTGGCTAGAGGCATCATTACTCCACGAGATGGAAAGTTATTGGCGGATCGGTCCGATGTTGAAGCCATTAATGACTCTATGgcattcagtattcagggtgctATTTCTGTTTCCAATATGGCTCAACGTCTGCAG TGTCCCTCACCATCTGACGTGGCACAGTCCACGtcaggccttttttttttcaaaaaaaaaaaaaaaataattaaaatctgCGTTTACACGAACCCACCTTCATTTcaatttctcccaaaaaaattttGCCCCCAAAAGCTCTCCGTCTTTCCCTCTCCCTCCATCTCTTCCCTCCCTCCACCACACCGACAGCCACCCACCCACCAGCTGAGCTACCACCGCCACTGGTTCATCCATCTCCAGCATCCATCCACCGTCAGGCTCCGAAGACCCATCCACCGTACAGCCCCGACGACTCCAACGACCCATCAACCATTCCGCCACGACCAGCCCAGCCCAGCCACCATCACAGCAGACGACTCCGACGACCCATCCACC gAGCTATATGTGCAGGTGCTTGATTCACTTGAAAGAccattaaatgaaaatatgaacGAGATGCAGATGGATTGTTTTGAAGGTGGTGTTAATGCTTCTAAAAGATGTCTTCAATCTGCTTAA